In Carassius carassius chromosome 19, fCarCar2.1, whole genome shotgun sequence, a single genomic region encodes these proteins:
- the gpr143 gene encoding G-protein coupled receptor 143: MASPRLETFCCPNRDPATEFITGFQPQLFSGISSCSAALSLAFTGLQLLPKHRPFRHGAPHKPASSLRILFIISVCDLLACAGMVVRSGVWLGSPGLISRISAGNSSDVWPQVFCVGGAMWIQLFFSASFWWTFCYAVDVFLVVKRSAGISTIVLYHMITWGLTLLLCVEGVAMLYYPSISSCENGLQHAIPHYITTYAPMLLVLLVNPLLFTRTVSAVTSLLKGQQGIYTENERRLGSEIKIRFFKIMLVFVVCWLPNIINEGLLFYLEMQDDVSAGDLKNVRNAALITWFIMGILNPMHGFLNTLAFHGWTGLNVDFSQQRRRELPWDSASTSLAGGYTPVAGSTLLYQSHVQEIKKNLSANGQQQPSDAISVLSEDSESSTVEIHISSEQREFEDVKPNGASLGISTG, from the exons ATGGCTTCTCCGCGTCTGGAGACCTTCTGCTGTCCGAACCGTGACCCGGCCACGGAGTTCATCACCGGCTTCCAGCCGCAGCTCTTCAGCGGGATCAGCTCGTGCAGCGCCGCTCTGAGCCTCGCCTTCACCGGCCTCCAGCTGCTGCCCAAACACCGGCCCTTCAGACACGGAGCTCCGCACAAACCCGCCTCCTCGCTCCGGATCCTCTTCATCATCAGCGTCTGCGACCTGCTGGCCTGcgcag GGATGGTGGTCCGCTCCGGGGTCTGGCTGGGTTCTCCGGGTCTGATCAGCAGGATCTCGGCTGGGAACAGCTCTGATGTTTGGCCGCAGGTGTTCTGTGTCGGAGGAGCG ATGTGGATCCAGCTGTTCTTCAGCGCCTCGTTCTGGTGGACCTTCTGTTACGCGGTGGACGTGTTTCTGGTGGTGAAGCGCTCGGCGGGCATCAG TACGATCGTCCTGTATCACATGATCACGTGGGGTCTGACGCTGCTGCTGTGTGTGGAGGGAGTCGCCATGCTGTACTACCCCTCCATctccag CTGTGAGAACGGCCTTCAGCACGCCATTCCTCACTACATCACCACATACGCTCCCATGCTGCTGGTGCTCCTCGTCAACCCTCTGCTCTTCACACGCACCGTGTCTGCTG TGACGTCGCTGCTGAAGGGTCAACAGGGAATCTACACCGAGAACGAGAGACGACTTGGATCCGAGATCAAAATACGCTTCTTTAAGATCATGCTGGTCTTCGTGGTTTG CTGGCTGCCCAACATCATCAACGAGGGTCTGCTGTTTTATCTGGAGATGCAGGACGATGTTTCAGCCGGCGATCTGAAGAACGTCCGTAACGCCGCGCTCATCACGTGGTTCATAATG GGAATCCTGAACCCCATGCACGGGTTTCTCAACACGCTGGCGTTTCACGGCTGGACGGGGCTGAACGTGGACTTCAGCCAGCAGAGACGGCGCGAGCTGCCCTGGGACTCGGCCTCCACATCGCTGGCGGGTGGATATACACCCGTCGCCGGATCAACACTGCTCTACCAAAGCCACGTGCAGGAGATCAAGAAGAACCTGAGTGCTAACGGACAGCAGCAGCCCTCAGACGCCATCAGTGTCCTGTCTGAAG ATTCAGAGTCTAGTACAGTAGAAATCCACATATCCAGTGAGCAGCGAGAGTTTGAGGATGTAAAGCCAAACGGAGCATCACTGGGGATTTCTACGGGCTGA